In Streptobacillus felis, a single window of DNA contains:
- a CDS encoding NAD(P)-dependent oxidoreductase: FAREIRNCKVAVICLGKIGLTAAKLFKGVGANVFDKDVCKKDDIEDIVTQVNLDTLVKESDIISLHVPIIKENVKLVTVEFVSK; the protein is encoded by the coding sequence TGTTTGCTAGAGAAATAAGAAATTGCAAAGTTGCAGTAATATGTCTTGGTAAAATAGGATTAACAGCAGCAAAATTATTTAAGGGTGTAGGTGCAAATGTATTTGATAAAGATGTATGTAAAAAAGATGATATAGAAGATATTGTAACTCAAGTAAATTTAGACACATTAGTAAAAGAAAGTGACATAATATCATTACACGTTCCAATTATTAAAGAAAACGTAAAACTTGTAACTGTGGAATTTGTTTCAAAAAT